The Toxorhynchites rutilus septentrionalis strain SRP chromosome 3, ASM2978413v1, whole genome shotgun sequence genome includes a region encoding these proteins:
- the LOC129776090 gene encoding uncharacterized protein LOC129776090: MANNDRQVRVPKNKLKACALCVLICLASLIEVSEARKVATGRVTKPTAKRGYASPDIAKLSYSQSHAAPAPKPAPAPVASAPAPQPGRPIGWNVQNSAPPPYSAHPNHGSPPQFSPQANPTFAHGNPAFPPPPMQQGSPGGFGSAHAPATNTGFPSQPPQGFPGAPFGQPGGGIAPMSNAGFPHQPAQGFPGSPVAHPGGGFAPVPNAGYPSQPAQGFPGAVPMGQPGGFPPAGYPQQPGYQQPAVGGFQPQQQQPATVIHHYEQPSSGSSGLGTVLGAGVAGLAAGVGGAALYDALKPKDSKEAAPAVTEPTTTTTTTTLAPINPNGDAPLAPLVPDPNGEAPLAPLPAPVSPVSETPLAPIPAAPANPNGETPLAPIPVIPSNGETSLAPQPMETTVAASESSSPSSENPLGMAPLAPLPVSEDTPTSSTPSEATSSATAAADLTTTPENPLGSVQLAAFPVAVNASSSEVPAEKVTPAAASTIALEAPNAALSIQPNEAAVGPTNAPQLSAQQMAGGKGHQLEISTFLLLVPAICKFLLS; this comes from the coding sequence ATGGCCAACAACGATCGACAAGTGAGAGTGCCTAAAAATAAGTTGAAAGCATGCGCGTTGTGTGTGCTGATTTGCTTAGCAAGCTTGATCGAAGTGAGTGAAGCGCGCAAAGTTGCAACTGGTCGTGTAACAAAGCCCACTGCTAAGCGGGGCTATGCAAGCCCGGACATTGCTAAGTTAAGTTATTCACAAAGCCATGCTGCTCCGGCACCGAAGCCGGCTCCTGCGCCCGTAGCGTCCGCACCCGCCCCGCAACCAGGAAGACCCATTGGCTGGAATGTGCAAAATAGTGCACCTCCGCCATACTCTGCTCATCCGAATCACGGATCTCCGCCACAATTTTCCCCACAGGCCAATCCAACGTTTGCACATGGCAATCCAGCATTCCCACCACCCCCTATGCAACAGGGTTCACCAGGAGGATTTGGAAGCGCACATGCTCCTGCCACGAATACAGGATTCCCATCACAGCCTCCTCAAGGATTCCCAGGTGCTCCATTTGGTCAGCCTGGTGGTGGGATCGCTCCGATGTCTAATGCAGGATTCCCGCACCAGCCTGCTCAAGGATTCCCCGGATCCCCTGTGGCCCACCCTGGAGGTGGGTTTGCTCCGGTTCCTAACGCTGGATATCCCTCGCAGCCTGCTCAGGGTTTCCCAGGGGCAGTTCCGATGGGTCAACCCGGTGGTTTCCCACCAGCAGGTTATCCTCAGCAGCCTGGTTATCAGCAGCCAGCGGTTGGTGGATTCCaaccacaacaacaacaaccagcAACAGTCATTCATCACTACGAACAACCATCGTCCGGAAGTAGCGGATTAGGAACAGTTCTAGGAGCAGGTGTGGCTGGACTTGCCGCAGGCGTTGGCGGAGCAGCACTTTACGACGCTCTTAAACCGAAGGATTCGAAGGAAGCCGCACCGGCAGTTACGGAACCTaccacaactaccacaaccacTACTCTGGCACCTATAAACCCTAATGGGGATGCCCCGTTGGCTCCACTTGTGCCGGATCCCAACGGTGAAGCGCCACTTGCTCCACTTCCAGCTCCTGTCAGCCCCGTTAGTGAAACTCCCCTGGCACCAATCCCTGCTGCACCAGCAAATCCAAACGGTGAAACTCCCCTAGCGCCAATTCCTGTGATCCCGTCAAACGGAGAAACATCACTCGCGCCACAACCAATGGAGACCACTGTCGCCGCGTCCGAAAGTAGCAGCCCTTCCAGTGAAAACCCCCTGGGAATGGCCCCTCTAGCGCCACTTCCTGTCTCTGAAGATACCCCAACGTCTTCAACACCATCCGAAGCCACATCTTCCGCAACGGCCGCCGCCGATCTCACGACTACCCCCGAGAACCCCCTGGGATCGGTCCAACTCGCAGCCTTTCCGGTTGCCGTAAATGCTTCATCCTCTGAGGTGCCCGCCGAGAAAGTGACCCCCGCGGCAGCCTCAACCATAGCGCTGGAGGCACCGAACGCTGCCCTCAGCATTCAACCGAACGAAGCCGCAGTTGGACCAACGAATGCGCCTCAGCTCAGTGCCCAGCAGATGGCTGGCGGGAAGGGTCACCAGCTGGAAATTTCCACCTTCTTGCTGCTTGTTCCGGCGATCTGTAAGTTCCTGCTGTCGTGA